CAGGGACCTTCCAAAGAAGACGGGGGATACCTGGGAAAATTTGACAGAAACAGCATGATCCCATCCTTTTCTGAGGCTGCATTTGCCATGCAGCCCGGGGAAATTTCCGAACCGGTGAAAACCCGGTTCGGCTGGCATGTGATCAAGGTGATGGACCGGTTTGACGCCCATACAAAATCTTTGGACGAAGTGGCCGAAGATATCAAAACCCGGCTTAAACAGGAAGAAATGCAGCAACTGGCCTATTACAGAGTGGAAGATGCGTTTGATGCAGTCATTGATGGAGACGCCCTGGAACAGGTGGGATTGATGACTCAGAAAGAAGTCAGGACCACAGACGCGTTTGATGCACAAGGCAATGGACTGGAACTGGACAATCCCCCGGGTTTCGCCCGGGCCGCGTTTGAGATTCAGCCCCAGCAGATCAGTGATATCCGGCAGATCGAGGATGATTATTTTTTGATCAAGGTCACTGAAACCATTGAACCGGTCCAGCTGCCCCTGGAAGCGGTAACCGATCAGATCACACAAGAACTGGAAAACAAATTCCGTGTAACCGCAGCTGAAACCCGGGCCAAAGAGCTGCTTGAGGCGGCAAAAACCGCTGGAAACCTTGAAAAAACCGCCCTGGAAAATAATCGGACGGTGTCCAGCACCGACTGGTTTACCCGAAATGAGACTGTCCAGGAAGTCGGGCGATCCGAGGCGTTCATAAATGCCGCATTCCAACTGACGCCGGAAAATCCGCTGCACCCGGACGTGTTACAGACTGACCAGGGATTTTTTATCATTGCGTACAATGACCAGAAGTCCCCGGAAGAAAATGAAATCCAGGAAAATCTGACGGATATAAAATCCCAGCTGTTACAGGCAAAACAAGGACAATACTTTCAGGCATGGATCAATGAACTTAGAGAAAAAAGCGATATTGAAATCAATTCACGGCTCATCGATGGATAAAAAGCGCTCTCTGACCCGATATCTGGTACAGATCGGTTGTCTGGTATGGGCCTTGCTGATCGGAACGGGCGCCTGGCTTACCCCGGCCGGACATGCGCTGCCCGTGGCTGCCGATCAGGTGATCAAGGATCCGGCCGTGGTTCACGGTACCTTGTCCAATGGATTTCAATATGTTCTCATGAAAAACACCACCCCCAAAGACCGGGTGGGTGTTTATTTGAACATATTTGCCGGTTCCGCCCATGAAACATCGGATGAACAGGGGATGGCCCATTATCTGGAACACATGCTGTTCAACGGCACCGAGCATTTTTCTCCGGGAGAACTGGTGACTTATTTCCAGTCCATCGGTATGGATTTCGGTGCGGATGTGAATGCGAGCACCTCTTTTTTTCATACAGTCTATGATTTGACACTGCCCAAAGGGGATCAGGCACATCTTGAGGATGCCCTGAAGGTGCTCAAAGATTATGCGGCCGGCGCACTGCTTCTGGAAGAGGAGATCGCCCGGGAACGGGGAATCATCCTGGCGGAAAAACAGGAGCGGGACTCCGTGTCCTACCGGACCTTTAAATCCACTTTCTCGTTTGAACTGCCGGGATCCATTCTGCCAAAGCGCATGCCCATCGGTGAAGAACCGGTGATTGAAACCACGGATCAAAAACAGCTCAGACAGTTTTATGATCGATGGTACCGGCCGGATAACATGGTTTTGATCATGGTCGGGGATATGGATATCCAGGCGGCTGAAAAATGGATCACCGCCCGGTTTCAATCCCTTGAACCCCGGATCCCGGAAAGTCTGTATGCACCCAAAGGCATCCAATGGGACTCCCATGAGGGCATCAAACCGTTTTATCTGTTTGAGCCGGAAGCAGGTAACACACAGATTACAATTGAACGGATCGAATATACGGATTTTGCCTATGAAACCGAAGACAGTCTCAAGCTCAAGGTGACCCGGAACCTGGCAGATAACATGCTGGATCATCGCCTGTCCCGCATGATTCAGGAAGGCAGCGTGGATTTTTCTTCGGCATCCGCATATTCCGGCCGGTTTCTCAATTATATAAACGCTGCGGCGGTCACTGCTAAATGTGATGCCAAACACTGGGATACCAGTCTGGCTCAACTGGAAAAATTACTGCGCCAGGCGTTTGAAACCGGGTTCACACAAAAAGAACTGGACCGGGTCAAAGCGGATTTCCTGGCTGACCTGGAAACATCCGTCCGGCAGGCTGACACCCGGAAGACATCAAACCTGGCAAGATCGCTGCTCACGTCTGTTCAAACCAGGAACTGGTTTTTATCCCCTGTCCAGGCAAAAGATCTGCTGACCCCGTTTGTGGAAAGTTTGTCTGTGGATCAGGTGAACACGGCATTTCAGACATCCTGGAATCCGGATCACCGCCTGGTGATGGTCACCGGGAACGCAGACATTGCATCAAATTCTTCCGAATCCGCTGAACAGGCTATTTTAAACGGATTCAATGACAGTGCCCGCCAAAAAGCGGATCTGTTTCAGCCGGAACTTTCCACCAGCTTTCCTTATCTTCCGGTTCCTGAAACAACGGCGGCCATTCAGAGTATAGAAAAAAATGTCAAAGATCTGGAGATTTCCCGGATCGATTTTGACAACCAGATCCGGCTGAATCTTAAGCAAACCGATTTTCAGAAAGGCCGGTTTCTGTTCAAAGTGGTGTTCGGGCACGGCAGGTCCTGTGAACCGGCGGGCAAGCCCGGTATCGCGTTTATCAGCGAACAGACCGTGCATAAAAGCGGTTTGGGAAGCATGACCCTGGATCAATTGAATGCGGCATTGGCCGGCCGGGACGTGACCATGGAATTTACCGTGGAGGACACCTTTTTTTCCCTGAGCGGGTCTGCGGACCCCGGTGAGACCGAACTGGTGTTTCACCTGATCCGCTCGTTACTGACGGATCCGGGTTTCAAACAGGAAAGTCTTGACCTGGCCAAAAATCAGTACCGCCAGATGTATGAAGCCCTTAAACAGACCCCGGACGGCATCATGCGCATTAAAGGGGACCGGTTTCTGGCCAAAGGAAATCCCTGGTTCGGCATGCCCCATCCGGATGAGGTGGATCGCCTGAACTTAACCGATATCCAGTCCTGGCTCACCCCATATTTCAAGCAGGGGGGATTTGAGGTCTCCCTGGTGGGGGATTTTGATCCAGCCCAGGTGGTTTCCCATGCCCGCACGCTGTTGGGAGGATTTGCCTCCCCGGGAAACGAAGATCATTGCCAAAATGATCTGGATCCGGTTCAATTTCCTGAAGGGGAAAATCTGTCTTTAACCCTGGATACCAAGATCGATAAAGGCGTGGTGCGGATCGCTTTTTTAACCGATGATTACTGGGATGTGAATTTATCCCGGGCATTGTCCCTGCTGTCCCGGGTTCTGTCTGAACATTTGAGAATAACCATCCGGGAAAAACTGGGGGCCGCGTATTCGCCGTATGTTTACAATCACCCGTCCATGGTTCATGATGGATATGGGGTGTTGCAGATGGTGGTACCGGTGTCCCATGAATCTGTGGATCAGGTGATACAGACCCTTGATGAAATTATTGCAGACATCCGTGCCAATGGAATTTTTGCCCGGGAGACTGAACTGGCTCTGGCCCCGGTTCTCAAACAACTGGAGGTATTGCGGGAAACCAATGCCTACTGGCTGAATTCCGTGATGGCAGGGTCACGACAACACCCTGAAAAACTGGACTGGGCCCACACCATTGTTCCTGAATACAGCGGGTTGACCCACGAAGAGATGACAAAACTGGCCGATACCTATCTGGATCTGAAAAAAGCCGCACGGATCCGTATTCTTCCGGCTCAGTAAAAAAAAGAGGAAAGGGAGCAGGGCTCAAACCAAAGCCTCTTCAACCGCTAAAATCCGCATCTTTGGCGACCTGTTCCCAGGCAAACCGGATCGCTTCATAATTGAAACCTCTGTAACGCAGATAATTAAACGCTTTTTTTTGCCGGGTTTCCGGGTCCAGATGATGCCATCTTTGATATCTGGCGGCCAGCGCTGTGACCGCCATCTGCATATCATCATATGTGTCAAGCAGATCGCTGATGATTTGGGAGCGGATGCCTTTTTGTCTGAGTTCCCGGGTAAGCGCGAACTTTGATTTGGGTTGGTTTCTTTTCCGGTTTTCAATAAAGATCCGGGCGAATTCTTCATCATTCAGATACCGGTATTGCTTCAACCGGTCAATGACAGTAGAGATGTGTGCCGGATCCTGACTTTTTTTTGCCAGATATCCGGTCATTTCCCCGACACTGCGGGGTCGGATGGCCAGATAGCGCAACGCGGTCTGAAACAGCTTTTCTTCCTGGGGATCCGGCGTGTCGTCAAACAGGGACATGGGGATTGGGTTTCCAGGTCAAAGTAAGCACAGCCAGTGTTTCATCGCCGGATTCATCAAAAATACCGTGTCGGGTTGTCACCGGGTCTGTGTGATCTGATACACAGGTTTTAACCGACACCGTTCCCGGGTAGAACGTTTCTTTGAGAAAATTGATCACCAGAGTCACCGGCACATGATTAAACAGCCAGGGCATGGGCAGGGTTTCAAGCGCCCAGGTTGCGTAAGTCGTGTTGTTCACATGCTGGTTCAGGTCCAGATCATGGATTCGGACAGGAAACTGCGCTTCATGATCCCACCGGACGAAATCAAACGTGTTGGCCCATAGATCCGGCGGTGTGCCGGTCTGGGTCATCAACTCCGGGGGCATATGATAAGACAGCCTGACCGGCCGGGTGTTTGCCGCTTTGACCATGACCCAGACCGACAATGCCTGGATGTGAGGAACACCGTCCGGAGAAAGCATTTCAAACTGACGGATTTCATACAGGTTTTTCCAGGGAAACCGCCAGGTTCTCAATTCATAGGGACCCGGCCATTGCAGCGGCTGATTCACCCGGATCTGGTACCGGGAAATCACCCATTTCAACTGGTTTTGTGCCAGATCAAATCCGCTGACCCCCATCTGATGCGCATGAATACCGGCTGCATCCTGAAAAACAGACAGCAGCCGATCCATGCGGACATGGTTGTTGGCGCCCATCACTGAATAGGGTACAAGCATTTTTTGGGAAAATATCGGTTCAAAAGACATATCAGGGCGTTCTTTCAAACAATCGAATCGGTGATGTCAATAAAGAGGTGAACATATTGATCAATCCTTCTCCCACGGCTGAAGGGTGCAAAGGTGTTATGACCGGATCATCGATGGCACCGGTGGCTTTTGCCGGAAATGACACCAGACGGCCGCTCAGGATGGTATTGACTACCGGAATGAATTGCACAAGGGTGTCAATGGTTTTAAAGGGTGCCACCAGACAGGTCAGATCCAGCCGGTTTTCAAACGGATGGATGTCGCCTGTAAAAAAAAGGGCCATGTTTTCTGCATCAATCACCGCTTTTTCCAGATGAATGGTGCCGTTTTTCATTTGTGCATTCACCTGAATACTGCGATACCGGAACCCTTCCTGGCGGATATCCGGCAGTTTCAAAATATTTAATACCGACAGCAGCCGGGACAACAGGGTCATTTTATGAATCTGCCCTTTTTCGGATTCAAATGAAATGTCTCCGGTGAGATCGGTATGGAGGGTTTTCACGGATCCGGTGCCGGACAAATTGGCATTCAAAGCGTATCCCCCATTCATCAGGTCTATTCCCGGATAAAAACAGGAGAGCAGGGTGGCGACATTCTCCCGGTTTGACGCGCTGATCTTTAAATCCGTCTTCGTTTGAAGATCAGGTGATGTCAGATCCAGGCGCATCCGGCCGGAAATATTTGCACCACAGAAATCCGCAGTGAGCAACTGAATGTCGGGGTGATCCCCTTTCCCTGTGATCAATGCCGTCACATGGGAAAACTCAAATGTTTGATAGGCCAGCCGGTCCGCCTGGATACGCAGATTTTTTTGCGAAAACTGAAAAGGGGTTCCTGAAAAAGAAGAGCTTCCCAGAAGTGATATCAAGGTGTCCAGTTGAACAAACCGAGCGCTGATGTGCAGGTTTTTATCTGGATCTGCAACGATTTCCATCGGCTGTCCCCGGGTCAGAGACATCAGACGCTGGTGCAGCAACGTATTTTCGTCCATCACGATATCCAGGGTCCGGGTATCCAGAGTTCCTTTAAACCGGATTTGTGTGAATTCCGGGTGCCGGGTGAACAGAATTTCGGCATCGGTCAACGGTTTATGTTCAAGCGCAATTCGCTCAGGTGTCAGATCCGCCGGCCCTTTTCCTGTCAATTGAATGGAGAACTCAATATTGGGTGCCAATTCCGCTTTCCCGGACACGGACATCTGTTTGTCATGCATCTGGACGCTGCCGGATTTAATCCACAAGGGCAGGGCGATACCGGCCGTATATGCCGGAGAGACTTGCTGGGACAACCAGTCCAGGCCGGTGATTTTCGCGGACAGATCAGAAATGTCCATTGCGTTTTCAGACACGTCAAACGCACCGGACATCTGATTAATTTCATGGGGTCTGGAAGAAATTTCGATCCGGATATCCTGACCTGTGCCCGCAATATTGAATTCACCCTGATTGAATTCAAACATCGGGCCTTTATAGTGGAGGCGGCTGACAATCAGTTGTCCGGACATATCTGTCACCGGTTCCATGCGGGAACGGACCGGTTTCCATAACGACAGTTTCGGCCAGATTTCCTGAATGTCAAGGTCCATGCTCTTGGCAGACAGATCCAGCAAAGGGGTTTCATCCAGCATGACCTTGGCCGACACGTCAGTGACAAGGCTTTCACCGATATTTCCGGACAATCTGCTGATCCGGATCTGGTTATTTTCATAAACAAACATCCCTTGGGAAATCGTCAGGGGAAAGGGAATCCGATCATAAAATCCGGTCGCTGAAAACGGTTTTGTGGTCACTGAAACCAACAGATCCGGTTGATCGTTTTCAACGGCCAGTGTCAATCGGGCATCTGCCTGTCCCTTCAGGTCTTTCACCCGGGCCATTTCTTTGGCCAGTATTGAATCCGGCAACAGGCGGATCAACACAGCCGGCACTTCAGCCAGGTTCACATCCAGATCAAATTCACCGGTAAACGGCACATGGGATGAATGCAACAGATCAATGGTCAGCCGTCCCTGATGAATCATCGAGTGATCAATGCGGCCGTTTTCAGCCGCAATGATCAGCTTGCCGTCCGACACCTGGGCTTTACCCTCCACATCATCGGCCATCAAAAGCGTTTCCGGTATTTGTATCTGCGAATTTCGGGCGTTTCCATCCAGAATCAGATGCCGGGGATCAAACAGGGTGTTCCAGGATGCTGCGTGAAATCCCACAGACACGTCATTGGCCGTGCCTTTTCTCAATATGTCAAACAACGGCTTCACCACCTGATTTTCCGGTGCCAAAGCCAGGGTCGCTTCCCGGGCCTGGGCAATGTCTATGTGATTGCCTGTGAAGGTCAATGCGGTTTCATTTCGGGTCCGGCTGTTTGAAAATGCCATGGCCACCTGCGCGGACGGATATGCCAATTGGGTGGGGTCAATATGAAAAGACACCTGATCCGGCAAATAGGAAAAATGCATCTGCACCTGGGAGCCTGAGATGGAAGCAGGCGTCAGCCGGTGCGAAGCGATGTCAAACCGGTCCAGCGAAAGGTCGCCGGATATTCCGGTGTCAGGATTCAGCCGGACATGCAGGCGGGCGGTTTCTGATGCCAGCTGATCCATCAGAAAATCCGGAGCGGAGAAAAACCGGGCCAGCCAGTCTTTTGTCACATGAAGGTCTTTAATCTGTGTGTCAAACTGCATGGTCTCATCGGTTTTGGAAATCCACAGACTGCCATTGAGCGCGGAAAACTGCTGGGTGCTTGTATTTTCCAGATGAATCTGTAACTGGTTTTCACTGTCCGGAAGCAGGGCGAATACCTGTTGGATCTGCTGTTTGGGAAACTGAAAATCAAGGGGGGCATGAAAAGTCAAACCGGTTTTGTTTTCACCCGGCAGGGTTTGGATACCCAGGTCCTTTAAAAAAATGCCGGAAATCTCTATTTTTCGTTTCAACAGCGCACTCAGGTCCAAATCCAGGCGAACGGCATCCACAGACAATTCAATTTCCCGGGTCAAGGGCAATTTCACGCCGTCAACCTGAATTCCGGGCTGGGGTGTCAACAGAAAAGTCACCTGATCCGGATCGATTTCTGTGTTGACCTGGTTTTCAATGTGATTCACGATCCAGGGCTTGACAAAAGGCGAGTTGAGAATCGGACCCAGAAAAAGAAATGTCATCAGAACCGCTGCCGTCAGTACGCCAGCGGTATATAGACAAATTCGTCTGATTACCATGCATACCCCTGCTGTCGGGTTAAAAGGATCATGTCTGCCATGATTTTTTCAGCCTGCTGCAAAAGGATCTCTTTATACCGGTTCAAAACAGGTTCCTGATCTTCCAGGGTGCGGATGGGATCTTTGCCCAGGGCGGTCAGATATTCATTTTCAATTTCGATTTCAGTTTGCTGATCCATGATTCTTTGTTCTTTTCGGGCATTGATATCCAGGGGCAGACGAATTTTTCTCTCCTGTTTTGATGTCCATGCCAGGCGCTTTTCAAGATAAACCATACCGGGATCCTGAAGGCTGCGCTGTTGAAATTCATGCATCAAAGACGTATACAAAGGCGTCAAAGACCGGTATGCCTGGAATGGAATCTGAGGAATGGTATCCCAGGGCAGGGCCCCGTCCAAAGAACTTTCTCCGGTATCTTCGGATTTGTAGACTTTGGGAAATAAAATATGCGGTATCACGCCCCGGTGCTGGGTGCTTTTACCGGAAACCCGGTAAAATTTGGCGGATGTGAGCTTGAGTTTGCCGTCTCCCAACGGTTTGAGTTCCTGAACCGTGCCTTTACCGAAACTCTGGGTTCCCACGATGATTCCCCGCTGGTAATCTTTGATGGCACCGGCAAAAATTTCCGAGGCTGACGCACTCATTCGATTGATCAATACCAGCAACGGCCCGGTATACTGGATTTCCGGGTCGTCGTCATAAAGCCGGGTCATCTGCTGTTTGGTGCGGATCTGTACCGTGGGCCCGGAGGTGAGAAAAAGCCCGGTCAGATCGCTGGCTTCTTTGAGGGCACCACCGCCGTTGTCCCGCAAGTCGATGATCAGACCGTCAATGTTTTCTTCGGCCAGTTCAAACAGCAATTTTTTCACATCTGAAGTGGTGCTTTTATACTGGGAATCTCCTCTGTGATAAGCTTCGAAATCAATATAGAAATTCGGGATTTCAATGATCCCGATTTTATAGTTTCTCTGGCCTGAAACCACGGTTTTTATCTGTTTTTGGGCGGATTGTTCCTCCAGTTTTACCGTGTCTCTCATAATGCTGACAATGGTGGTGGCATCACTTTTTTTGGCAGGAATGATTTTAAGACGGACAAACGTGTTTTTCGGACCCCGGATCAACTTGACCACTTCATCGATCCGCAGACCGATGGTGTCTTTGATTTCACCGGTTTCCCCCTGACCCACTCCGATAATCTTGTCTCCGGGCATCAACTGGCTGGATTTGTCCGCCGGCCCCTTGGGAACCAGGCTGACAACCTTGGTATATTCATATTCAGTCTGGAGCACGGCCCCGATCCCTTCCAAAGAAAGCCGCATATGAATATCAAAATCTTCCGATACCCGGGGCGGGAAATACTGGGTATGGGGATCAAAGCTTTCGGTGACGCAGTTCATGACCAGTTGAAATACATCATCTGTGGTGGTCTGGGACAACCGGGTCTGGCGGGTGGTATAAATTTTTTCCAGGGTTTGTGACACATCCGTCTGGGTGTTATGGTCATCGAGCGTCAGCGTGATGATGTGATGGATCAGTTCTTTTTTCCACAAAGTGCGCAAATCATCCTCGCTGGGTTGCCAGGGCCGCTGTTCACCGTCCACCACCAGAAAATCCCGGGAATTGAGAGACAGAAAAGAGTCTGGTTTTTCCAGCAGATCCAGAATATATGCATACCGTTCCGCGGCCCGGCGATGGTGCAGATTGTAAATCTCATATGCGCTTCTCAGGTTGCCGCGCCTCAGGTCTGTGTCAAATTTTTGACGGTATTTTTCCAGTTCTTGCAGATCGGGTCGGGTCAGCAGGTGCCGGGATGGATCCAGGTATTTGATATACCGATCAAAGATCTGTTCAGACAGAGTATCATCCAGTTTTTTCCCTAAGTAATGATAACGCTCAAGCGCGGAAACAATCCGGATGCACTGAATGGCATGATTTCTTTCAGGGGCCAGACGGACCGGTTGGGCGGACACGGTGGGGTGGCATACCAGCACCAGCAGGATCAGCAGGATCAACAGGGGAATCATCCTGTTTTTCAAGCAGGAATCCAAGGGATTATTCAAAGGTCGGGTCACTGTTTTTTTCCTTATCATCAGATGTGTCAAACGGGGTTTCAACACTGATTTTTCCAATTTTACCGGATCTGAAATCCTGAATCAGGACGGTGGCGGCTTTATGATAATCAATTTGCCCTTTGGCTTTCAAACACCCTCTGGCAGCACCGATTTGTTCCAGCAACCCGGCTTCATCGTCAGGTATTGGATCCAGGAACGGGTACCGGGCCTTCAGTTGTTCCGGATAGCGGCTTAGAAGCAGTCCGGCGGCAAACCAGGCAATGTCCTGAAAATCCAGTGCAGCATCTGAAATAGCGCCTGTGACAGCCAGGGCATAAGCCCGTTGAGGCGGTTCAATCACGGGCCACAGGACCCCGGGGGTATCGTACAGATCAATATTGTTTGGTAAACTGGTCCGCTGCTGATGCCGGGTGATGGCCGGTGTGTTACCGGTTTTGGCGATTTTTTTTCCAACCAGGGTGTTCAGAAATGTGGATTTTCCGGTATTGGGGATACCGACCACCATGATTTTTCGTTTTCTGGCCCGATTGCAGGACACCCCTTCTATGGCGTATTCCAGGGCACGAACTGCCTGGGACTTGTCCGTGGCATTGATGGCAATGGCCCGGGCATTGCCGTGTTTTAAAAAATAGGTCAGCCATTGCTCCGTCACCCGGGGATCGGCCAGGTCGATTTTATTGAGAATTTTCACCCGCCGGGCGTTGCGGCTGATTTTATCCATCCAGGGATTCTCACTGGCCACCGGTATCCGGGCATCCAGCATCTCCATAATCACATCTGCTTTGGCTGCCGACTGGTGCAACCATTTTTTTGTTTCCAGCATATGGCCGGGGAACCACTGAATGGTCATAAAAAATTATTCCTCTGTCACATCAAAGGTCATGACGTCAATTGCGATCTTAAAATGTCCGCCAATACCGGATTGGCAGCCACAATGCCTTTTTCCGGAAAATCCGGGCCTCCCGTGAAATCCGTGACCTCGCCTTGTGCCTCGGTTACCATCAGGATTCCTGCGGCCACATCATAGACATTCAAATTCATTTCCCAGAACCCGTCCACTTTACCGGCCGCCACATAACACAGGTCGATGGCAGCGGAACCGCAGCGCCGGATATCTCTCAACTGTGGGACAATCCGGTTGAAATGGACCAGATTGTTGTTTTTTTTGCCGGCACGCAGACATGCAAACCCGGTGGCCATCACCGCATCCGTCAACGTGGTGGTGGCAGAGACCTGAATGGGATGATCGTTCAACCAGGCCCCCTGGTTTTTGCGGGCATGAAACAACTGACCCAGGGCCGGGGCATATACGGCCCCTAAAATAATTTCCTGCTTTTTTTTCAAAGCAATGCTGATGGCATAATAGGGCTGTCCATGAAAAAATGAGGTGGTGCCGTCAATGGGATCGATGATCCAGCAATAGTCACTGTCCGTAAGCATCTGGCCGGTTTCTTCGCCCCAGATTCCATGATCCGGAAACCGGGATTGGATCTCTTGAATCAGAAACGCTTCCACCTGCCTGTCCGTGGCGGTGACCAGGTCCTTTCGGGTTTTGAATTCAAGGGACTGCAACGTGAGTTGTCCCTGTTCCGCCAGACAGAGGTCGCCTGCTTTAACAATCAATTCTTTTAAAAAGGAATGCATGGTGTTTTTGTTACCCTTATATCAATTTTGGCAGATTATGGCATATCAGAAATACTTTGAAAAGGCAACTTCCAGGCATGACATCACACGGGGTGAATTGACTTTTCAGATCCGTTCTGACAAGATGATTAAACGGTCAACATCATTTATCTGTGAGGTGAACATGCGATATTTTTCAGCCATCTGTCTGATCTGGATTCTTTTGGGGATGGGAGGTATGGTCCCGGATTCATTTTCCTTAGAGACTCAGGAGATGGATGCCGATGTGGAACCGATTCCTTCTTTGATCCAGAGTATCCGGTTCCCGGATTCACTTGAATTTTGCGGTATACCCATTCCCATGGAAGATCCCATGGTGAAAGCGGCCATGGAAAAAGAAATGCTCTTGATTTTGTGGAACCGTCCCCAGGTGATTTTGTGGATGAAACGGGCGGCTCAGCTTTTTCCCCATATCCAGAAGATTCTGGCCGAAGAACAGATGCCCGACGATCTGAAATATGTACCGGTCATTGAAAGCGCGCTCAGACCCCATGCCAGATCCTTTGCCCATGCCGTGGGATACTGGCAGTTTCTCAAGTCCACCGGCCTGAAATATGGCCTGAAAATTAACGATCAGGTGGATGAACGGCGAAATATCTTTAAATCCACCCGGGCGGCCTGTGTGTATCTGAAAAAACTGACAACGGAATTTGGATCCGTTTTTCTGGCCCTGGCCGCCTATAATATGGGCGAACATGGCCTGGCAGTGGAAATCGATGCCCAGCAGACCCACAACTATTTTGACTTGTACCTGCCCCTTGAAACCCAGCAGTATCTGTTTAAAATCATTGCAGCCAAACTGATCCTGGATCAACCGGAAAAATATGGGTTTCATCTGAATCCTGACGACCTGTACCCTCCGCTGGATCTGGCTGCCCTGGATGTCACGCTGCAAAAAGAGGTGCCCATACTGATCATTGCCAGAGCAGCGGATATTTCGTATAAAACCTTTAAAGAACTGAATCCGGATATCCGGGGATATTATCTGTCACCGGGTTCGATTGTAATCCAGGTGCCGGCGGACAGCGCACCCGGTTTTCACACCCGGTTTGCCGAACTTATCGCAAAGTGGCAGAAAACCTCACCTGTCCGGATCCACGTGGTCAAACCCGGGGAAAGTCTGATAGGTATCGCCCAAGCCAATCAGATGTCGCTGGCGGAATTGCTGCGGTTGAACAAAATGTCCTACAAAAAAGTGATCCATCCGGGGGACCGGTTGAAAGTCAGATAACGGCGGGATCTGCTGGATCTGAAGAAAAAGACCGGTTTTTTTTGGGGGTTTTCTGCTGCTTTTTCAAACAGATCAGATCTTCGCGAATAATGGCGCAAAGCTTTGGATTGTGCAGTTCTCTACACGTAGTATGATTGTAAAGAGGGCACTCGGGGTGTTGTTTGGACATAACGGCCAGTTGTCCTTGTATTCATTTATGTGATCCTGATATTTGGCCTGAGTATACCCCAATTGTTCAAATAATTCAATGCGATTCAAAAAAAGATCATTGTGTCAGGGTTTCTTCCGAGATGCTGTCCGGAATCTGAAGCGGAGGAGATTTGATCCGGTTTTCCAGATTTTTCAGCGTTTGGTTGACATTGTTCTGAAGTTCGGTCAATCGCCGGTCGACCTCTTTTCGGGTCATGAACTGATTTTCCAGTTCTTTGTGTTGTTTTTCCAAAAGGCTCACCTGTTTTCGAAGCTGTTCCAGGTCAAGACGCTTGTCGTTCAAT
Above is a window of Desulfotignum balticum DSM 7044 DNA encoding:
- a CDS encoding inositol monophosphatase family protein; this translates as MHSFLKELIVKAGDLCLAEQGQLTLQSLEFKTRKDLVTATDRQVEAFLIQEIQSRFPDHGIWGEETGQMLTDSDYCWIIDPIDGTTSFFHGQPYYAISIALKKKQEIILGAVYAPALGQLFHARKNQGAWLNDHPIQVSATTTLTDAVMATGFACLRAGKKNNNLVHFNRIVPQLRDIRRCGSAAIDLCYVAAGKVDGFWEMNLNVYDVAAGILMVTEAQGEVTDFTGGPDFPEKGIVAANPVLADILRSQLTS
- a CDS encoding lytic transglycosylase domain-containing protein; this translates as MRYFSAICLIWILLGMGGMVPDSFSLETQEMDADVEPIPSLIQSIRFPDSLEFCGIPIPMEDPMVKAAMEKEMLLILWNRPQVILWMKRAAQLFPHIQKILAEEQMPDDLKYVPVIESALRPHARSFAHAVGYWQFLKSTGLKYGLKINDQVDERRNIFKSTRAACVYLKKLTTEFGSVFLALAAYNMGEHGLAVEIDAQQTHNYFDLYLPLETQQYLFKIIAAKLILDQPEKYGFHLNPDDLYPPLDLAALDVTLQKEVPILIIARAADISYKTFKELNPDIRGYYLSPGSIVIQVPADSAPGFHTRFAELIAKWQKTSPVRIHVVKPGESLIGIAQANQMSLAELLRLNKMSYKKVIHPGDRLKVR